The Corynebacterium pseudopelargi genome contains a region encoding:
- the recO gene encoding DNA repair protein RecO, with amino-acid sequence MPRPARRLRALVVRSYDFGEADRIVVLLSREEGLVRAVAKGVRRAKSRFGSRLQPFVELDVQLYPGRNLSLITQADTVSYFASGLIDDPRRFTAACTVLEAAESLSQAHEDPALYDLSVKAIVQIAQDPDPIVALDGYFLQAMELAGWAPSLFDCAQCSARGPHHAFHPAAGGAVCVHCRPPGSSEVDPETLHLLWLLAHGHSPSQVLTPQRGAQGHQLLKSYLQYHLERRLKSLQVLDEV; translated from the coding sequence TTGCCTAGACCTGCACGCAGGCTGCGCGCCCTGGTGGTGCGCAGCTATGACTTTGGCGAGGCTGATCGCATCGTCGTATTGCTCAGCCGTGAAGAAGGGCTTGTCCGTGCGGTGGCCAAGGGTGTGAGGCGTGCAAAAAGCCGCTTTGGTTCCAGGCTGCAGCCCTTTGTGGAATTAGACGTCCAGCTCTACCCGGGCCGCAACCTTAGCCTGATCACCCAGGCCGATACCGTGTCCTATTTTGCTTCAGGACTTATCGACGACCCACGTCGCTTCACCGCCGCCTGCACAGTATTGGAAGCAGCCGAGTCCCTATCCCAGGCCCACGAAGACCCTGCGTTATACGATCTCAGCGTCAAAGCGATCGTACAGATCGCCCAGGATCCCGATCCGATTGTGGCCCTGGATGGTTATTTCTTGCAGGCCATGGAGCTTGCCGGTTGGGCGCCAAGCCTCTTTGATTGCGCCCAGTGTTCAGCGCGTGGGCCGCATCATGCCTTTCATCCTGCAGCCGGCGGGGCGGTGTGCGTGCACTGCAGGCCGCCTGGATCGAGCGAGGTGGATCCAGAAACGCTGCATTTGCTGTGGCTTTTAGCCCATGGGCATTCACCAAGCCAGGTGCTTACGCCTCAACGTGGTGCGCAGGGGCACCAATTGCTCAAAAGCTATCTGCAATACCACCTTGAACGCAGGTTAAAGAGCCTGCAGGTGTTGGATGAAGTGTGA
- a CDS encoding isoprenyl transferase, whose protein sequence is MNVPDIPAEFLPKHIALVMDGNGRWAQQRGLKRTEGHKRGEKVLLSMVDACLAMGVPYLSAYAFSTENWRRSTDEVRFLMGFNRDVLRRQREYLHQHNVRIRWVGRRPRLWRSVIRELEAAEELTKDNTAMTLAMCVNYGGRAEIVDAARAIAAEAAAGKLRPEAITESSFSQFLDEPDMPDVDLFLRPSGEQRTSNFLLWQSAYAEMVYQDKLFPDYTPDDLFAAVEEYARRDRRFGGTK, encoded by the coding sequence ATGAACGTGCCAGATATTCCTGCTGAGTTTTTACCCAAGCACATTGCCTTAGTCATGGACGGCAATGGGCGATGGGCGCAGCAGCGCGGCTTAAAGCGCACCGAGGGGCACAAGCGCGGCGAGAAAGTGCTGCTGTCCATGGTGGATGCCTGCCTGGCAATGGGGGTGCCGTATCTTTCGGCCTATGCCTTTTCTACTGAAAACTGGCGTCGTTCCACCGATGAGGTGCGCTTTTTGATGGGCTTTAATCGCGATGTGCTGCGCCGCCAACGCGAGTATCTTCACCAGCACAATGTGCGCATCCGCTGGGTGGGGCGCAGGCCACGGCTGTGGCGCAGCGTGATTCGTGAGCTCGAGGCCGCGGAGGAATTGACCAAGGACAACACCGCCATGACCTTGGCCATGTGCGTGAATTATGGTGGCCGCGCGGAAATCGTCGATGCCGCCCGTGCGATCGCCGCCGAGGCGGCAGCGGGGAAGTTGCGCCCCGAGGCGATTACCGAGTCGAGCTTCTCGCAGTTTTTAGATGAGCCCGACATGCCCGATGTGGATTTGTTCTTGCGCCCTTCGGGAGAACAGCGCACCTCAAATTTCTTGCTCTGGCAATCGGCCTATGCCGAGATGGTGTATCAGGACAAGCTCTTTCCCGACTACACCCCGGATGACCTTTTTGCCGCGGTGGAAGAATACGCTCGCAGGGATAGGCGATTCGGGGGCACAAAATGA
- a CDS encoding VIT1/CCC1 transporter family protein has protein sequence MSTSPTPAQIRRWRQYLANERAEAAVYRELAKRKQGEEREILLAVAEAESRHEEHWRNLLGADVGLPKQPDFSTRMLAFLAKNFGSVFTLALMQTAEQRSPYAQDADATDQMKADEAIHAEVVRGLAARGREQMSGSFRAAVFGANDGLVSNLALVLGVMASGVSPGVVLITGVSGLLAGALSMGAGEYISVKSQDELLEASTPHPEADQAIPKLDVNANELALVYRARGMSEQEAEHKAQQVFTRMQHPSAKSFVSGIEATDRTTVGGAWQAAISSFCFFASGALIPIIPFFFNISTLVASLIALVAVGLTLMITGAITGILSGKPPLKRALRQLAIGLGAAGVTFGLGHLFGVAVA, from the coding sequence ATGAGCACCTCACCCACCCCAGCCCAGATTCGACGTTGGCGGCAGTATCTTGCCAATGAACGCGCAGAAGCAGCGGTGTATCGAGAGCTGGCCAAGCGCAAGCAGGGTGAGGAGCGAGAGATTCTGCTCGCTGTGGCCGAGGCTGAGTCGCGCCATGAAGAACACTGGCGCAACCTTTTAGGCGCAGATGTGGGCTTGCCCAAGCAGCCGGATTTCTCTACCCGGATGTTGGCGTTTTTGGCTAAGAATTTTGGCTCGGTATTCACGCTCGCATTGATGCAGACAGCAGAACAGCGCAGCCCTTATGCCCAAGATGCTGATGCTACGGATCAGATGAAAGCCGATGAGGCGATCCACGCTGAGGTGGTGCGAGGTTTAGCCGCGCGCGGGCGTGAACAGATGAGTGGCAGCTTCCGCGCCGCGGTGTTTGGCGCCAATGATGGCCTGGTGTCTAATTTGGCCCTGGTGCTCGGTGTGATGGCCTCCGGGGTCAGCCCTGGCGTGGTGTTGATTACCGGCGTCTCTGGCCTTTTAGCCGGTGCCTTGTCGATGGGTGCGGGCGAATACATCTCGGTAAAAAGCCAAGATGAGCTGCTTGAGGCCTCTACGCCGCACCCTGAGGCGGATCAGGCCATCCCGAAACTTGATGTGAATGCCAATGAGCTCGCCTTGGTCTACCGTGCTCGGGGAATGAGCGAGCAGGAAGCCGAGCACAAAGCCCAGCAGGTGTTTACCCGCATGCAGCACCCCAGCGCGAAGTCTTTCGTCTCTGGTATCGAGGCCACAGATCGCACCACCGTGGGCGGGGCATGGCAGGCTGCTATTTCTAGTTTCTGCTTCTTTGCCTCTGGTGCCTTGATCCCGATCATCCCCTTCTTCTTCAATATCTCAACGCTTGTGGCATCGTTGATTGCCTTGGTGGCGGTGGGGCTGACGTTGATGATCACCGGTGCGATCACGGGAATTCTCAGCGGAAAGCCACCCCTGAAGCGCGCCTTGCGCCAGCTCGCCATTGGGCTGGGGGCTGCGGGTGTGACCTTCGGACTCGGTCACCTCTTCGGGGTGGCTGTGGCCTAA
- a CDS encoding Fur family transcriptional regulator: MSPVVDPNVPKLGVRNTRQRSAVVQVLQDMDTFASAKVIHREITDRDLKVGLTTVYRTLQSLAEIEAVDVLQMSNGETLYRHCSSDAHHHHLVCMRCGKTEEIEGGPVEQWAKDVAAQHGYQMTGHDAEIYGLCKPCAEKEA, from the coding sequence ATGTCCCCTGTAGTAGACCCGAACGTACCCAAGCTTGGCGTGCGCAACACCCGCCAGCGCAGCGCCGTCGTGCAGGTGCTCCAAGATATGGATACCTTCGCCTCCGCCAAGGTCATCCACCGCGAGATCACCGACCGCGACCTCAAAGTGGGACTCACCACCGTCTACCGCACGCTGCAGTCACTCGCAGAAATCGAAGCCGTAGACGTACTGCAGATGAGCAACGGCGAAACCCTCTACCGCCACTGCAGCTCCGATGCACACCACCACCACTTGGTGTGCATGCGCTGCGGCAAGACCGAAGAAATTGAAGGTGGCCCCGTCGAGCAGTGGGCCAAGGATGTCGCAGCCCAGCACGGCTACCAAATGACCGGCCACGACGCCGAAATCTACGGCCTATGCAAGCCGTGTGCGGAAAAAGAAGCCTAA
- a CDS encoding ArsR/SmtB family transcription factor has translation MDNQPQLASFTSHALDPVELQQNPGIQSAELLDQARDFSRTAQIFGALDSPIRLRILHLLQQRDHFVHEIVALLGASQPLVSQHLRVLKEAGLVSAERKGRQMTYHLVDTSVTEIADMAEALIERLDRRLLQRVH, from the coding sequence ATGGATAACCAACCCCAGCTCGCGTCGTTCACCTCGCATGCGCTCGACCCGGTAGAACTGCAACAAAATCCCGGGATCCAAAGCGCCGAGCTCCTCGACCAAGCACGCGATTTTAGCCGCACCGCCCAAATCTTTGGTGCGCTCGACTCCCCTATCCGTTTGCGCATCCTGCACCTGCTCCAGCAGCGCGATCACTTCGTACACGAGATCGTCGCCCTGCTCGGTGCTAGCCAGCCTCTGGTGAGCCAGCACCTGCGCGTATTAAAAGAGGCAGGGCTTGTAAGCGCCGAACGCAAGGGGCGTCAGATGACATACCACCTGGTAGATACCAGCGTCACTGAAATCGCAGATATGGCCGAAGCGCTCATTGAACGCCTGGATCGCCGCCTGTTGCAGCGAGTGCATTAG
- a CDS encoding glycine--tRNA ligase yields the protein MSSNANANTNLVETVVNLCKRRGLVYPSGEIYGGTRSAWDYGPLGTELKENIKKQWWRTFVQSRADVVGLDSSIILPRQVWHASGHVATFTDPLVESLHTHKRYRADHLIEAYEAKHGHKPENGLADIPDPETGQPGNWTEPQMFSGLMKTYLGPVDNEQGLHYLRPETAQGIFVNFKNVMTTARMKPPFGIAQVGKSFRNEITPGNFIFRTREFEQMEIEYFVAPEEADAKFDEWVDACWDWFIDLGINPDNMRKFDVPEDERAHYSNGTIDMEYRFGFQGSEWGELMGVANRTDYDLGCHIKESGEDLSYFDQQSGERYVPWVIEPSFGLTRALMAFLVDAYHEDEAPNSKGGVDKRVVLKLDPRLAPVKIAVLPLSKKDTLTPTAEAVADTLRKHWNIDYDTSGAIGRRYRRQDEIGTPYCVTVDFDTLEDQAVTVRDRDTMEQTRVKIDELEAYFAQRLIGC from the coding sequence GTGTCATCCAACGCGAACGCAAACACCAACTTGGTGGAAACCGTAGTGAACCTCTGCAAGCGCCGTGGTCTGGTGTACCCCTCCGGTGAAATCTACGGCGGCACCCGCTCGGCATGGGACTACGGCCCGCTTGGCACCGAGCTCAAAGAGAACATCAAAAAGCAGTGGTGGCGCACCTTCGTGCAATCGCGCGCCGATGTTGTAGGCCTGGATTCCTCCATCATCTTGCCGCGTCAGGTCTGGCACGCATCCGGCCACGTGGCCACCTTTACCGACCCGCTGGTGGAATCACTGCACACCCACAAGCGCTACCGCGCCGATCACCTCATTGAAGCCTATGAGGCAAAGCATGGGCACAAGCCGGAAAATGGCCTGGCCGATATTCCCGATCCAGAGACCGGCCAGCCCGGCAACTGGACCGAACCGCAAATGTTCTCCGGGTTGATGAAGACCTACCTCGGCCCCGTGGACAACGAACAAGGCCTGCACTACCTGCGCCCCGAAACCGCCCAGGGCATCTTCGTGAACTTCAAAAACGTGATGACCACCGCGCGCATGAAGCCCCCATTCGGCATCGCACAGGTAGGTAAGTCCTTCCGCAACGAGATCACCCCAGGCAACTTCATCTTCCGCACCCGCGAATTTGAGCAGATGGAAATCGAGTACTTCGTTGCTCCCGAAGAAGCCGACGCCAAGTTCGATGAATGGGTAGACGCCTGCTGGGATTGGTTCATCGACCTGGGTATTAACCCAGACAATATGCGCAAATTCGACGTGCCTGAAGACGAGCGCGCGCACTACTCCAATGGCACCATCGACATGGAGTACCGCTTCGGCTTCCAAGGCTCCGAGTGGGGCGAGCTCATGGGTGTGGCCAACCGCACCGACTACGACTTGGGCTGCCACATCAAGGAATCCGGCGAGGATCTTTCCTACTTTGATCAGCAAAGCGGCGAACGCTACGTGCCGTGGGTGATCGAGCCTTCCTTCGGCCTGACCCGTGCGCTCATGGCATTCCTAGTGGATGCCTACCACGAGGATGAAGCACCCAACTCCAAAGGTGGGGTGGATAAGCGCGTGGTGCTCAAGCTGGATCCGCGCCTAGCACCAGTCAAGATCGCCGTGCTGCCGCTGTCGAAGAAAGACACCCTCACCCCAACTGCAGAGGCTGTGGCCGATACCCTGCGCAAGCACTGGAATATCGACTACGACACCTCCGGTGCCATTGGTCGCCGCTACCGCCGTCAAGATGAAATCGGCACGCCGTATTGCGTCACCGTGGACTTCGACACCCTCGAAGATCAGGCCGTTACCGTTCGCGATCGCGACACCATGGAACAAACCCGCGTGAAAATCGACGAGCTTGAGGCCTACTTTGCCCAGCGTCTGATTGGTTGCTAA
- a CDS encoding NAD(P)H-binding protein codes for MTDPQNILIIGGHGNVGLRIAPLLNSKGHSVTSLIRNPEQRPAIEATGATAHIADIRALNPQQWDELLAQYDTVIWTAGAGGKGGVENTYAVDRDAAIASMRAAERQRTRYVMVSFWGATTREIPQEHPLHHYGLAKKAADEELLASDLDFVILAPTALHDGPTEGIAVVEVEATAEAPKADTSRELVAEVAAFEASAATLPNAIVAFHDGDEDVKQALSAR; via the coding sequence ATGACTGATCCCCAAAACATTTTGATCATCGGCGGCCACGGCAACGTGGGCTTGCGTATTGCCCCGCTGCTCAACAGCAAAGGCCACAGCGTCACCTCGCTGATCCGCAACCCTGAGCAACGCCCAGCCATTGAGGCCACCGGTGCCACGGCACATATTGCCGATATCCGCGCTTTGAACCCACAGCAGTGGGATGAGCTGCTGGCTCAGTACGACACCGTGATCTGGACGGCGGGTGCTGGCGGTAAAGGCGGGGTGGAAAATACCTATGCAGTTGATCGCGATGCGGCCATCGCTTCAATGCGAGCGGCCGAGCGCCAGCGCACCCGCTACGTCATGGTGAGCTTCTGGGGTGCCACCACCAGGGAGATTCCTCAAGAACACCCCCTGCATCACTACGGTTTGGCTAAGAAGGCCGCCGATGAAGAGCTGTTGGCTAGCGATCTTGACTTTGTCATTTTGGCCCCGACGGCACTGCATGATGGGCCCACTGAAGGCATTGCTGTGGTTGAGGTTGAAGCCACCGCCGAAGCGCCAAAGGCGGATACTTCGCGCGAACTGGTTGCCGAGGTTGCAGCCTTTGAGGCAAGCGCAGCAACACTGCCCAACGCGATTGTGGCGTTCCATGATGGCGATGAGGATGTAAAGCAAGCACTGAGCGCACGCTAA
- a CDS encoding TPM domain-containing protein, which translates to MHETSRTRYLLALPAIAAAGFFFAGSAMIGTLPAAEARTTVLAEAPQASTSSVVDSAEVLSAQEEQELDQAIGTFNARTGLNISVMYVKTFDGYSGTQWAEQIVKQKGNNAAVLAVAVQDESFGIAAGQSWQSSWFPSLEQAAKSELSSRNFGGAGMAFVQQAQQLAEGGASSNSGASNSGGSGGGSGLLWLGLGGAAVVGVGGAAKVMSSKKKKIDTQAALQRGRELPGNQADELRNQPIDVLQTLADEELVSTDESIRKGKEELDIAVAEFGAERTRSFRRAMNTSTTTLQRAFRWKQQLSQGEVSPAERRTLLVQIIGECRKADEALDKQAADFAALRNLLINADARLRDLTKRSVELQARKQEAARVLEQLKNKYDSAVLASLEDNIPLATSALEQADTLIDEGRKAITQAAGQQGGAVDAIRAAEDALNQSEKQLQAIEHADTNLQVARQQLPALVQEVEEELQEAAALRQQAQEQATPVKWDDFQQAIDQAEAALSHHKAHPQDPLGTWTMLSEADAVLDEQLDALRLSNTDQSRLLQLAQQQFAAADAAIQGAAGFIQARGRVVGPEARARLAEAERSRAQAQQALRDNARAAVGLARQARVQADEAQQLANEDMRRYQNRNNRGGGGGDFITGMVLGQLLGGGHGGFGGGFGGGGGFGGGGFSGGGSFGGGGGFSGGGNF; encoded by the coding sequence ATGCACGAAACTTCGAGGACACGCTATCTTCTTGCGCTACCGGCAATTGCTGCCGCCGGTTTCTTTTTTGCTGGATCCGCCATGATCGGCACCTTGCCCGCGGCTGAAGCACGCACCACCGTGCTTGCAGAGGCTCCACAGGCTTCTACCAGCAGTGTGGTGGATAGCGCCGAGGTGCTCAGCGCGCAGGAAGAACAGGAACTCGATCAGGCCATTGGCACGTTCAATGCACGCACTGGCCTGAATATTTCGGTGATGTACGTCAAAACCTTCGATGGTTATAGCGGCACGCAGTGGGCCGAACAGATTGTGAAGCAAAAAGGCAATAATGCCGCGGTGCTAGCCGTGGCCGTCCAGGATGAAAGCTTTGGCATTGCAGCAGGCCAAAGCTGGCAATCCTCCTGGTTCCCCTCCCTCGAGCAGGCCGCCAAGTCGGAGCTTTCTTCGCGCAATTTCGGCGGTGCCGGCATGGCGTTTGTGCAGCAGGCGCAGCAGCTCGCCGAGGGTGGTGCATCCAGTAACAGCGGCGCGAGTAATTCCGGTGGCTCAGGTGGCGGCAGTGGGCTGCTGTGGCTCGGCCTCGGTGGTGCCGCCGTGGTGGGTGTTGGTGGTGCCGCGAAGGTGATGAGCTCGAAGAAGAAGAAAATCGATACGCAGGCAGCGCTGCAGCGTGGCCGCGAGCTTCCCGGCAATCAGGCTGATGAGCTAAGGAATCAGCCTATCGACGTCCTACAAACGCTTGCCGACGAAGAGCTGGTGAGCACCGATGAATCCATCCGCAAGGGCAAAGAAGAGCTCGATATTGCCGTCGCGGAATTTGGTGCCGAGCGCACCAGGAGCTTTAGGCGCGCCATGAATACCTCCACCACCACGTTGCAGCGGGCGTTTCGCTGGAAGCAGCAGTTGAGCCAAGGCGAGGTCTCCCCTGCCGAGCGCCGCACCCTTTTGGTGCAGATCATTGGTGAATGCCGCAAGGCCGACGAGGCACTGGATAAACAGGCCGCTGATTTTGCAGCCCTTCGCAACCTCTTAATCAATGCCGATGCCCGCCTGCGAGACCTCACAAAACGCTCGGTGGAACTGCAGGCCAGGAAGCAAGAAGCCGCCAGGGTACTTGAGCAACTGAAAAACAAGTACGACAGCGCGGTGCTTGCATCGCTAGAAGATAATATTCCCCTGGCCACCTCCGCTTTAGAGCAGGCAGACACGCTGATTGATGAAGGCCGCAAGGCCATCACGCAGGCAGCAGGCCAACAAGGCGGTGCGGTGGATGCGATTCGTGCTGCCGAAGATGCCCTGAACCAAAGCGAAAAGCAATTGCAGGCCATTGAGCATGCAGATACGAACCTGCAAGTAGCACGCCAGCAGCTTCCTGCGCTGGTGCAAGAAGTTGAAGAGGAATTACAAGAGGCAGCAGCGCTTCGCCAGCAGGCCCAAGAGCAGGCCACGCCAGTAAAGTGGGATGACTTCCAGCAGGCCATCGATCAGGCAGAAGCCGCGCTTTCGCACCATAAGGCTCACCCCCAAGATCCCCTGGGCACCTGGACCATGCTCAGCGAAGCCGACGCGGTACTAGACGAGCAGCTCGATGCACTGCGCCTTTCTAACACCGATCAATCCCGCCTACTGCAGCTAGCCCAGCAGCAATTCGCCGCAGCCGATGCCGCCATCCAGGGCGCTGCAGGGTTTATCCAGGCCCGCGGCCGCGTTGTAGGCCCAGAGGCTCGCGCACGCCTGGCAGAAGCAGAACGCTCCAGGGCTCAGGCCCAGCAAGCCCTACGCGATAATGCCCGCGCCGCGGTGGGCTTAGCGCGCCAGGCCCGCGTGCAGGCCGATGAGGCACAGCAATTGGCAAATGAAGATATGCGGCGCTACCAAAACCGCAATAACCGCGGTGGTGGCGGAGGCGACTTCATCACCGGCATGGTGCTAGGCCAATTGCTTGGCGGCGGCCACGGCGGCTTCGGTGGTGGCTTCGGCGGAGGCGGCGGCTTCGGCGGCGGAGGCTTTTCTGGCGGTGGCAGCTTTGGCGGAGGCGGAGGCTTCTCCGGAGGCGGAAACTTCTAA
- a CDS encoding YdcF family protein, which translates to MKLRMIALACSLLPTAAIVTRGMWRPRLGSSKYQSVIVLGTAQYNGVPSRQFAGRLQWTERLWRARRAMEVITVGGKLPGDAYSEAEVGREYLLKAHVDPEAITVVSEGSDTWESFEHAKEHLLAPVLIVTDPMHALRSEWIARQQGIRAVASPTPFSPTRFPSKAWWLSLAHEHGGLGVVALTSLLGRARSYQVESWLRRLEGFLRPNRKARHEFLAQRSARLAQQHR; encoded by the coding sequence ATGAAGCTTCGGATGATCGCATTGGCCTGTTCACTTTTGCCCACAGCAGCCATCGTCACCCGCGGTATGTGGCGCCCGCGGCTTGGATCTAGCAAGTACCAAAGCGTGATCGTGTTAGGTACAGCCCAATACAACGGGGTGCCTTCACGGCAGTTCGCAGGCCGCCTGCAATGGACCGAACGGCTCTGGCGAGCCCGGCGAGCCATGGAGGTGATCACCGTGGGCGGGAAGCTGCCAGGCGATGCCTACTCAGAAGCCGAAGTGGGGCGCGAATACCTGCTCAAAGCCCATGTGGATCCAGAAGCAATCACAGTAGTATCCGAAGGTTCGGATACGTGGGAATCCTTCGAACATGCCAAAGAACATCTCTTAGCGCCGGTACTGATCGTCACCGACCCGATGCACGCGCTGCGCAGTGAGTGGATCGCACGCCAGCAAGGAATCCGCGCCGTGGCATCACCTACGCCTTTTAGCCCCACGCGCTTTCCTTCCAAAGCCTGGTGGCTCAGCCTTGCCCACGAACACGGAGGGCTTGGTGTGGTTGCACTGACGAGCCTGCTGGGGCGTGCCAGAAGCTACCAGGTGGAATCTTGGCTGCGGCGCCTCGAAGGGTTTTTGAGGCCAAATAGGAAAGCGCGCCATGAATTTTTAGCGCAGCGTTCCGCAAGGCTTGCCCAGCAACATCGCTAA
- a CDS encoding deoxyguanosinetriphosphate triphosphohydrolase, with protein sequence MYHYSEADRARRFPEGEKGAQLVQAAEIRDAFSRDRARVLHSAALRRLADKTQVVGPRDGDTPRTRLTHSLEVAQIARGIGAALGLNPDLCEMAGLTHDIGHPPYGHNGETALNEAAVACGGFEGNAQTLRILTRLEPKVISPSGTSFGLNLTRAALDAACKYPRTKTNADGSVNKKYGCYDEDAAILTWLREGHEDATPSMEAQVMDFSDDIAYSVHDVEDGIIAGRVHLNVLWDLVELASLAEKGARAFGGSPEDLLQAADHLRGLAIIAEAADFDASLAGLSTLKAMTSQLVGRFVGAVVAATLEHNTSELGRIHGRLIVPKQVLAEVTLLKTIAVLYVMDEPRHIARQDRQRERIFTVVDYFAAGAPGSLDPMFAQWWREAKSDAERMRVVIDQVASMTETRLERVAKQAAGLSGFMD encoded by the coding sequence TTGTACCACTACAGCGAAGCCGACCGCGCCCGCCGTTTTCCTGAAGGGGAAAAAGGCGCGCAATTGGTTCAGGCGGCAGAAATCCGCGACGCCTTCTCCCGCGACCGCGCCCGCGTCCTGCACTCGGCGGCGCTGCGAAGATTAGCTGATAAGACGCAGGTGGTAGGACCGCGCGATGGCGATACTCCAAGGACGCGCCTGACGCACTCGCTTGAGGTGGCCCAGATTGCTCGTGGCATTGGTGCAGCCCTTGGCCTGAACCCTGATTTGTGTGAGATGGCAGGGCTTACTCACGATATTGGCCACCCGCCCTATGGCCACAATGGTGAAACGGCTTTGAATGAGGCGGCGGTGGCCTGCGGTGGGTTTGAGGGCAATGCTCAAACGTTGAGGATTCTTACTCGCCTGGAGCCGAAGGTGATCAGCCCTTCAGGAACATCCTTTGGCCTGAACCTTACCCGCGCTGCTTTGGATGCGGCCTGTAAGTATCCGCGCACGAAAACCAATGCCGACGGCAGCGTGAATAAGAAGTATGGCTGCTATGACGAGGACGCAGCGATCCTTACCTGGCTGCGTGAGGGCCACGAAGACGCCACCCCAAGCATGGAGGCGCAGGTGATGGATTTTTCTGATGATATTGCCTATTCGGTCCATGATGTCGAAGACGGCATCATTGCTGGTCGCGTGCATCTGAATGTGTTGTGGGATCTGGTGGAGCTTGCCTCTTTGGCTGAAAAGGGCGCTCGTGCCTTCGGCGGAAGCCCGGAGGATTTGCTGCAGGCTGCCGATCATTTGCGTGGCTTGGCAATTATCGCCGAGGCGGCTGATTTTGATGCCTCCTTGGCGGGCTTGAGCACCTTAAAGGCGATGACTTCGCAGCTAGTGGGCCGTTTTGTCGGTGCTGTGGTGGCGGCGACTCTAGAGCACAATACTTCAGAGCTTGGCCGTATTCATGGGCGTTTGATTGTGCCCAAGCAGGTGTTGGCTGAGGTGACCTTGCTTAAGACCATCGCGGTGCTTTATGTGATGGATGAGCCGCGCCATATCGCCCGCCAGGATCGTCAACGCGAGCGTATTTTCACGGTGGTGGATTATTTTGCCGCGGGCGCGCCGGGCTCGCTTGATCCGATGTTTGCCCAGTGGTGGCGCGAGGCTAAAAGTGATGCTGAGCGTATGCGGGTGGTGATTGATCAGGTGGCGTCGATGACGGAGACGCGACTGGAGCGTGTGGCCAAGCAGGCTGCTGGTTTATCGGGCTTTATGGATTAG
- a CDS encoding ribonuclease domain-containing protein, translated as MASSDGGNKPKRGTHVAAAIAGAASVAVAAYLGISSGEHVESEHDATSKSSDVCPVDSLPKEADEVIDSILSGGPYEYPQDDGSHFGNYERLLPEQSSNYYREYTVETPGLHHRGERRIVVGGGTETDPDTWYYTADHYESFCEIPDAED; from the coding sequence ATGGCTTCATCTGATGGCGGGAACAAACCTAAGCGCGGCACCCATGTAGCAGCAGCGATCGCCGGTGCAGCTTCCGTGGCGGTGGCGGCATACCTGGGCATCAGCTCGGGCGAGCACGTTGAATCTGAGCACGATGCGACGTCGAAAAGCTCGGATGTATGCCCAGTAGACTCGCTGCCAAAAGAGGCCGATGAGGTGATCGACTCGATCTTAAGCGGCGGGCCTTATGAATATCCCCAAGACGATGGCTCTCACTTTGGCAACTACGAGCGCCTCCTGCCGGAACAATCCAGCAACTACTACCGCGAATACACCGTGGAAACGCCCGGGCTGCACCACCGAGGCGAGCGCAGAATCGTCGTTGGCGGCGGCACAGAAACAGACCCAGATACCTGGTACTACACCGCCGATCACTATGAAAGCTTCTGCGAAATCCCCGACGCAGAAGACTAA